The nucleotide sequence AACAGCATATACAAAGACATTAACACCATAATTACACCATCAGCTAAAAGTTTCAAAACATACGACAAGCAATATGGCAAAATATAGCAAGCGTATACtaaatatataagtaataaaAGTAAGGAATGTAAGCCAACAAAAGTAAAGAATCCATGTATTCTCTTCTGTATGGTCGTTTTCTTTTCTCTATTTCAGGCTGTAACATATGTGCATATACTTTGCAGATTATCGGCCAAATTGAGCAGGTTTGACACTGATGTTTCTGTTTCTGCATCGAGACTGTTGGGCTTTTTTAAATCACCAAGGGCCTGGTTTGCGCTTTGAACGGCATCTTCCAATGCATTTGTTATATCGGTCGTAGAAACACTCAGAGCGTTTGCTTTTAACTGTAAGCATTAACATaactattatttaataaaaacaaacactactAAATGGAAAACGCATGCGAGAACGCTATATAGCGAATTAAAAAACttgttcaatattatttatgGCATCATGCCAAATATAACTTAGTTATGAATCATCCGACGTTGCCATTTACAACTTTAATTTTTGTAGCAACgtgtacatataaatatatgaaaatagtATTAGATTTCGATAATGTGCGGTTGTAATGTATTTTGCGGTTATTAATCCTTTATGAATCTAAGCCGTTTTATGAATGTTATCGTTTTTGCATTTTACCCGCAACTCCCTGAAAATGACAGATGAAAGGTTCACGTGTTATATAATTTCAGAAAATCTGATGTAATACATTGTCAGGTACTAGCTTGTACATATACATTAATTGAATAATATACCTTGGTCAGTTTATCTCTGCATTCCACAGAACGCTGGTTAGTACGGAAAAACCTCGAGTCATTAAGAAGATCAACAAGGGTGTCAATAATGCTGTCCCGTTCATCATCCGATAGCTTTAGGTTTGGTGAATGCCTCACAACTCGACTGTTAACTCTAACCTAATGATGTCAGACGatacaaacatgtcaaacaaGTTACGGAGAATGTTTGGCATTGTAAATTGTATAGTAATtaaaattttaagtagtaattCAACACGCAATTACAAGTTCTAAACATTATTAGTTAAATCGAAACATACCTTGGTACAGACATTCATTGGATTATTCAGGTCTTCGCTGAATCTTCTTTGACAGTCAGTGCAGTTGATAATAACACTCAGTACGCCATTAAAGTCCGTTTCCTCtgcattgtttacatttaaataacCGTCGGGCGGCATGTAGCATTTAGCTATTGTCCACGAATCTGTACACCATTTAGACGCGTCGGTATTTTTCCAGGACGGCCAACAAAAACGATGATGGTCAATTATTCCAATACGAAAGTCATCACACAAGCCGTTTGTTGGACATCGCCTTGGTGTAAGACTAGCGTCCTCATGAAATAAACAGGCACTGTTTTTAAATTTGCACAATTTACGCGTACGACATGGGAGAAGATTTTGAATCTGACAACAATTGCAAGTTGTGTTGGATGAAAGACCTTTGGATGTCTGGATATTGTGAAGCAATTGCTTCTGTAGATCCTTAATGTCCTCTTCCACAATTTCCGCCAGTACGGCCTTTACATTCAGTTGCGCAAATGAACATTTCATCCAGTTGCAATAGTCTGAACTTTCCAGCATATCTTTAAAATCTGTCATTGTTGAATGCTGTAATTTAGTTTTACTTtataactgtaaaaaaatcagaTGAATGTTAGatgcaattaaataatatttgaataatGAAAGTCCAGAAAAAAATATCAAGATAAACCTTGGAACAGTTATTGCAAATCTCATTGTAATAGTAAATGGCTTTATAACGTTTAAAATAAGTAACAAACACACAACCTGAAATCTCATTAAAATACGAATAACTAAACAAAAGTAGGTGTTAATCAtctttaaaattgattttaatagAAAAACAAACGGATTCCAGTCGATGCCATAACGCCGTTTGTATTATAAACCTTTAAAAACAGATTTGCAATTTATCGTTGTCAAGACATCGCCCATTATCGTCGATTTAAGTGTAATGCTGACAAATTGTAAACAAGagatatctttttaaaaagatatacggcgttgattgtggttggagtagGTGAAAGGTaaatagttcaatgaatgagatcaaagatagtgaATGTCTTTttgaatgtctttttctgtgcagttcttagctgcatcacacgcagtacgggatgttacgcggagttttcgcggcttattttacatcattacatattgctggtcgtaaacttatagatacaaaacagaaaacctaAAGAAGAATGGacgtgaaattaaaacatatgagtcagccggccacacgcgaagtacatattttaaatatttaaacgcgCGTTcgtcgaacaaacctgttttagtggtttgtcgggcattgctatttgattcgattattaacagtatcgagaatcatcgcgctcatgcttaatacattagtcagtatggtggaataattcttgttaaattaatcaaaaataatatttatcatggtattgttaaaaacacattaagaatctattattgacataccataaatatcgctgaatatctttatttaacatatttctggtctaaagaaaatttcagttcacctagttcacgcgatagcgtctatattatgcAACGAtaattttactggccgcgaactgaccctgataccttgcgggttggaaagtaatgcattaaagtgaggctacgcttccactgctggaacgacggcttgtttaaaactttatactttaacatgttaaatgttcaatttcgaaaacaatttaaaatagtttggccaaaacgaatatcatgATAGGAAAacacgatacttttatgaacttaaatatactagtacacagacaggaatatggaagtaattactaagtATGAGAAAATAGCCATTTAAGTACAAatgctctggcgctggcaatcccctgaaaataaaaggtgcacgcacaaactgttttgatgtcaagagttgaaggtaaaactgttctatctatcaagccttttcattagagataaattgtttcatgctgaacacgcagtcaaacagtgttacaaaggcgcggtcatgtttccaatgttctgctGGTATGCTCAactcagccaatggaataaatgaagtgtattcattcgtgtctagcagcgggaaattttatttgaattttattggacacttacaaaggtaaggtcaaaagtgacgttaaaaagctatgccgaaaaaatacCACGTCAAACTCCATTAAGATCAACCGGAAACTTGCTTTATTCAAAAGGATATACTGAAGatgttaacaacaacaacaacaacgatcaATGAATGGGTAACAAATCATCAGGCTGCAGAAGACAGTTGTGAtgattatattttgcaaaaattataTGCATAAACAACTTACATGCATACGTATTTTTACTGTGAGTAATATACTGTTATATATAGTTTAATGTGGTACGTAATATTCGTAATAActtattaatatttcttttatagTATTGAATCTTTTAGTGTGTTATGGTAAAAttgatttaatactttatatgcatttatttgttgaatGTTGTTTGTAGTgatttgcgttttttttttcatttttcatattgataataaattaaacaataaaagaaCAGCATTATAAGTTTACttataaaatgtgttggaaaaaaatacacaataaaaatcatttaagaaataaaataatattataatattgctACCATGGTCTGCTTGGTTAACTTGAAAGATTAGATTGGCgcttttgaatattttataaacattcgTTTAAAGCTGCTACGCAATACATAGACAAGGGCATATAAATAATTCTTATACTCGCGTTTCAAATCACAGGAACACATGTAACATATCATTAAATGCAGTAAGATATGTTGTCGCATAACACTTGAAAAGCTAGTCTGATTAAATGTAATTGCGGATGATTGCATTTTCAAATAAGGAAGCATCTGTGTCACGCGGACACATTTCAAGTTTAGTTAACATGTGGACAATACTTATAAtatatacaactactactatgtCGAAACTCATCGTGCACCGCCCCACAACCTACCAACCTAAAATCAGGTCGTTGCTTTTTAatcaaaaatgttaaaaaagcaatccttaaaaattctttgttTGTGAAAACGAGACCCATACAATTGCAGGTGGGTAGGTAGTTATGAGATTTCTTAATTAAACCtttgtacatgtacatcaattgCTTGACACTGGGTAGAATGTGAACCCTTTCATGTTTCACGATACCGTTTTGAGGCACTTTACACGAGTAGGAAAACTGCAATAATAGAATGTTGTTGTTCATTTAGTAAATGTGCATGTATTAAATatcgttttagtgtttttttctgtAACACATCAAAGGACATAAAAAGCCCAATCATACACCAAGTATT is from Dreissena polymorpha isolate Duluth1 chromosome 14, UMN_Dpol_1.0, whole genome shotgun sequence and encodes:
- the LOC127858767 gene encoding uncharacterized protein LOC127858767 isoform X1; protein product: MTDFKDMLESSDYCNWMKCSFAQLNVKAVLAEIVEEDIKDLQKQLLHNIQTSKGLSSNTTCNCCQIQNLLPCRTRKLCKFKNSACLFHEDASLTPRRCPTNGLCDDFRIGIIDHHRFCWPSWKNTDASKWCTDSWTIAKCYMPPDGYLNVNNAEETDFNGVLSVIINCTDCQRRFSEDLNNPMNVCTKVRVNSRVVRHSPNLKLSDDERDSIIDTLVDLLNDSRFFRTNQRSVECRDKLTKLKANALSVSTTDITNALEDAVQSANQALGDLKKPNSLDAETETSVSNLLNLADNLQSICTYVTA
- the LOC127858767 gene encoding uncharacterized protein LOC127858767 isoform X2, with product MPPDGYLNVNNAEETDFNGVLSVIINCTDCQRRFSEDLNNPMNVCTKVRVNSRVVRHSPNLKLSDDERDSIIDTLVDLLNDSRFFRTNQRSVECRDKLTKLKANALSVSTTDITNALEDAVQSANQALGDLKKPNSLDAETETSVSNLLNLADNLQSICTYVTA